GAAGATGGTGATCGTCATCGACGAGTTCGGCACCACCGAGGGGCTGGTGACGATGGAGGACCTGGTCGAGGAGGTCGTCGGCGAGATCCTCGAAGGCGGCGAGGACGAACCCGTCGAACACGTCAACGAGACCACCGTCGTCGTCCGCGGCGAGGTCAACATCGACGAGGTCAACGAGGCGTTGGAGATCGACCTCCCCGAAGGCGAGGAGTTCGAGACCATCGCGGGGTTCGTCTTCAACCGGGCCGGCCGCCTGGTCGAGGAGGGCGAGTCGATCGCCTACGGTGACATCGAGATCACGGTCGAGACCGTCGAGAACACCCGGATCATGAAAGCCCGCGTCGAGAAAGGGGCGGTCGAGCCCCCCGAGGACCCGGAGGAGATCGATCAGGAGATCGAGTGACGGGGACTTACAGCACCGCCAACGCAGCCCAGAGGATGCCGTAGGCGAGCACGATGGAGAGCACGAGCGATCCGATCCACGCCAGGACGGTATAGCCCATCTTTGCCTTGCTTACGCCACCCCCGCCCGCCGCGTAGCCCGCTCCGATGACCGCGCTGACGATGATCTCGTTGAAGGAGACGGGGATGCCGAACAGCACGGCCGCCTGTGCGATCGCAAAGGAGGGGATCAGCGCGGCGATCGACCGTCGCGGCCCGAGCGAGGAGTAGTCCTGTGCGATCGCCTTGATCATGCGTGGTGCGCCGGTCCAGGACCCCGCGAGTAGCCCGATCCCGCCGCCGACGAGGATCGCGGTCAGCGAGAGGTCGAACGGGTCGAGCAGGGGAAGCAGCGGGCCGATCGCGAGGCCGACCTGACTGCCGCCAGCCGAGAAGGCGACGAGCCCACCGAGTACGAGCAGGAACCGTCGCTGTGCCCCGGCGGCGTCGCCCCGGATGTCCCGATACAACAGGAGCCCGCAGGCGATCGCGGCGAGGAGGGTAACGCCGCCGACGCCGACCTCGATTCCGGCGACCGCCGGCGACCCGAGCGCGATCGAGACGGTTTCGGCGACCGACTGGCCCACGTCCGGCGGGCCGAGCAGCGCGAACTCGATGTTCGCGAGGATGAGCCCGACGACCCCGGCGAGTATGGGCACCGTATAGCGTTCGGGGACGTCCTCGGCGCGCAGTACCCTGGCGGTCCCGTACGCGATCCCGCCGCCGACGAAGGGCGTCAGCACCCAGAGCGTGCCGATCTCCGTGTACTTCGCCCAGGCGGGATCGCCGCCGAGCGCCAGCCCGACGCCGACGATCGCCCCCGTGACGGTGAACGCGGTGGCGATCGGGTAGCCGGTGAAGACGCCGATCGCGACGAGGGTCGCGGCGGTGAGCAAACCGACCGCCGCGGCCTCGCCGCTGAGCGTGACTCCCGAGATCAGCTCGCGGCCGACCGCCTCGGAGACGTTCGCGCCCTGGAGGACGGCCCCGAGAAACCCGAGGATCCCAACGAAAAAGCCCGCCCGCATGACCGAGATGGCGTTCGCCCCGACCGCGGGGGCAAACGGCGTCGAGCCACTGGAGCCGGCGCCGATCGCCCACGCCATGAACAGACTCGCAAGCGCGGCGATGAGAACGGTGAGAAGGGTTGCGGCATCGACCATCAACCGCCAGTCGCGGGCTCCGGCATTAAGTCCTGTCGTTCGACTGCTCGGCGACGGCACTCGCCGTCTCGCGCTCGCGCTCGGTGGTCTCGTGGCCCTCGACCAGTTCGGCCCCGTTGATGTGCTCGATCAGCTCGTCGGCAGGGCTCTCGACGTCCTCGGGGTCGGCTGTCGACGCCTCGATCTCGGCGTCGGTCGGTTCGACGCCCTCTGCGGCCTGAACCGTCGTGACCTCCTTCTCGCTCCCGACGTGCCAGCGGTCGATCTCCTCCTCGTACTCCGCGAGGCGCTCCGAGACCTCCGCCTTTTTCCCGTCGTCGTTGATGTTGACCTCGAAGACGAACTCGGGCACCTCGCCGCGGGTGGTGCGCTGGAGGTTCGCGCTCACGAGTTCGTTGTCGAAGTAGTACGGCGCGAGCTGGGTCATCACCTTCTTGTAGACGGTGTCCTCGACGGCCCGAAGCGCCTTCCGACTCGCCGAATCGGCCGCCCGTGCGACGTACCCGACCGATTCTCCCCACTTGTCGATCGCACCCTCGGTGTCGTCGGCCTCGAGGCTCTCGTAGGACTCCGTGAGGCGTTTGCCCGCCGACTGGAGGTCCTCGTCGGGCTCTTTGCCTTCCTTCTCGCCCTCGCCCTCGCCGACGCTGGCCTGCGCGGCGGTCTTCTCGCTGACGTCCGTGTCGATCCGCTCGTGGGATTTGGGCCGCCACTCGTTCCACTCCTCGAATGCCGGGCCCGAAACGCCCGACTCGCGCAGGGCCCGACTGATCCGCTCGCCGTGCTCGACGACGTCGGCCCACCGACCGCGACGTTTGAAACCGGCGATTGTCTCTTCCATTATATTATGTAACTCGTTCTGAATATATAGCTCTTCACCTTGCGCGGCTATCGGCCGTAGACCAGTCGTTCGCCGACCGAATCGAACCACGCTTTCGCGCGGCTCGCGGCGACGTGGTGCATCGAGAGGCGGCGGACCTCGGTTTCCTCGACCTCGATCCGGTCTCCCCCGTAGGGATCGCGCCCGTCGGTCAGATCGACGACACTGGTGACGCTACACCGGCCACACGCTTCGGTGTTCTTTCCGCTCATCTCGGCTCCCCGTAGTGGCTCATGCCGGTTATACTTTCCTCATGGTTTTTACCGGTCGCGGTCCTGCGCCCGGTATGGGCTATCAGGTTCTCGATCCCGATGCGATCGACCCGACGCCGGACAGGCCGTGTGTCCACCGGGCGGTCGGCGACGCCGTCGGACTCTCGGAACTCGCGATCAACGTCTACGAGGCCGACCCCGGCGAACAGTTGCCGCTCGTTTATCACTACCACGACGAACAGGAGGAGGCGTTCTACGTCCTCGAGGGCAAGTTGGTCGTCGAGACCCCCGAGCGCGAGTACTCGGTCGACGCCGGGGAGGTCTTCGTCGCCGACCCCGACAGCCCCCACCGGGCGCACAACCCCGACGACGCGACGGCGACCGTTCGCGTCCTCGCAATCGGCGCGCCGCCGGTCGAGGACGACGCCCACCCCTACGAACCCGAGCGATGAGCGCCGAACCCGACCGCGAAGTCCCCGACTGGGAGGACCCGTACCTCGACCGGGTCGCGGACCGGATCGCGACCAACTACGACCTCGAAAAGGACTTCCGGGTCCGGGGCGAGCGCTTCGACCTCCACGGAGAGCTCTCGGTGCGCAACCAGAAGCAGTTCCTTCACCCCTCGATCTCGTTTGCGCGTCACGACTCGACCGAGCACCTATTGGCCCGTCGGGCCGAAACGGTCCGGGAGGAGGACCTCGAACGCCTCGTCGGGCTGGGTCACGAACTGGCCGACGAGTGGATCACCCCCTCCGACGAGCACTTCAGCACCGACTTCACCTTCGCGCTCGTGGCCGCCGATCTCGACGAAGCGGCCCGCGAGTACGTCGCCGGGTTCTCGGATCGCACCCTGTTGAAGCTCGGCTACCACGGCCACTACGAGATCAACCTCGTCGTCGCGTGCCCCGATGAGGAGGACCTCGTCGCGAGCGAGAACGCCGACGTGGCGGCGGCGTTCTCGCTGTGGGAGCCGGTCGAACGCGAGCGATCGGGACTGCTGGGACGACTCGCGAGCCGGTTGCGATAGCGCTCGACTGCGTTCGACCCCCGGTGGCCGCCCGGGGATCGACCCGACCGGCCGGAACGGCTATTATATATCATATATACTACCTCTTATGTGGCTGCTACAACTCCCCGGTGGACAGGAGCTCGGAGTGATCGCGCTGTTCGCGTTCGTGCTGTTCGCTCTCGCGTACACGGTCCAGCAGTTCGTGGGTGGGTTGCGTATCGATCGTGAATAGGGTTTGAGTCGGCTCGGAACGTTCGTCTCACACCCTTCTCTCGAAGTGACTGTACTCCGTGAGTCCGGTCAGTCGTCTTCGGTCCCGCCGTCGGCCGCGACGGTTTCGCCGCCCCGTCGGGCCGACTGGACGTTCCCGTAGCCGATCCTGAACAGCGACAGCGCGAGCCCGAGCAGGGTGATGATGATGA
The sequence above is drawn from the Halalkalicoccus subterraneus genome and encodes:
- a CDS encoding inorganic phosphate transporter, with translation MVDAATLLTVLIAALASLFMAWAIGAGSSGSTPFAPAVGANAISVMRAGFFVGILGFLGAVLQGANVSEAVGRELISGVTLSGEAAAVGLLTAATLVAIGVFTGYPIATAFTVTGAIVGVGLALGGDPAWAKYTEIGTLWVLTPFVGGGIAYGTARVLRAEDVPERYTVPILAGVVGLILANIEFALLGPPDVGQSVAETVSIALGSPAVAGIEVGVGGVTLLAAIACGLLLYRDIRGDAAGAQRRFLLVLGGLVAFSAGGSQVGLAIGPLLPLLDPFDLSLTAILVGGGIGLLAGSWTGAPRMIKAIAQDYSSLGPRRSIAALIPSFAIAQAAVLFGIPVSFNEIIVSAVIGAGYAAGGGGVSKAKMGYTVLAWIGSLVLSIVLAYGILWAALAVL
- a CDS encoding cupin domain-containing protein gives rise to the protein MGYQVLDPDAIDPTPDRPCVHRAVGDAVGLSELAINVYEADPGEQLPLVYHYHDEQEEAFYVLEGKLVVETPEREYSVDAGEVFVADPDSPHRAHNPDDATATVRVLAIGAPPVEDDAHPYEPER